The DNA region CAATGGAGGACTTTGTGTCGTCGAGCCTGACGCGCGAGCACGCCGAGAGCAccaccgtcctcgtcctcactGACCTTGATAGGCCGTACCTGAAGGACATCACGGCTAACGGCTTTGAGGCGCTCAAGAGGCTCTGGGCCGCAGCTGGGACTCTTGTCTGGGTCACGCGCGGCTCACGAGATGGCACCGCGCCCTACGGCCGCATGATGGGCGGCATCCTCCGTACTATCAAGACAGAGTACCCAAACCTCAACCCTCAAATGTTCGACCTTGAGGTCTCCCCCACGGGGAGCCAgcgcgagacggcgacgatacTTGCCGAGAACTTGCTACGGCAGCATGCCCTTGGCAGCTGGCGCCCCAGCACTGGCTCGTTGTTGTGGACGCTGGAGCCAGAGGTCTTCCTTAGCAACGGCCGGCAGCTCATATCCAGGCTGCTACCGGACATGGACAAGAACGAGCGCTACAATGCCTTAAGGCGAAGCGTGCTCACCACAGCCAGGCCGGTCACCGACTCCCTGCAGCTCTTGGGAGTCGGCAATGGGCCAGACCGTCGGCTCGAGCTATACAAGGTCTCGCCACTGACGCTGGCCAACGTTCCGGGAGACAACCCCCGCACCGTCAAGGTTTTATGGTCGTCACTCCAGAGCGTGGCAGTTGGTTCAGTCGGCTTCTTGAGGATATGTGCGGGATTCGATATGAAATCAGGGGAGACGGTCCTCGCCCTCACTAGTTCGACCGAATCGCCAGCAACTGTTCCCGCTGCATGGAGTATTCCGCTAGCCAAGCTCCCGACTGCTTCAAACATGGTGTCCGTGGCCGCCAGTATTCTCGCCCACAGCATCATTTCTCGGACTCCCGAAGCGACCACTCTACTGGTCCATGAACCAGACATCGCCCTGCAGAGAGCCATACAGGTCAAAgccgaggccaagaacgTCCACGTCGTCTTCACCACCATCGAGCCGCAGCGGGAGCAGGGCAGCCAAGCATCAGTCTTTGTGCACCCCAACATCTCGCTGCACGCCATTCGGTCTGTTGTCCCCACTTCAACTGCCGTCTTTGTCCACTTCTCCCGCGGCACCAGGTCTGATGCCGCCCGAGACTCCATCATAAGAGTGCTTCCACCGGCGTGCCTTCGACTAGGCGAGGAGACTGTCGTGAGCCACCAGGTCAAAACGTTTGGTGCATTTTCTCCAGCCACAGATCTTGCTTTCTTATTGCAGACAGCCTGGGAAGATGCGTCGGGAGCATCGACTCGTACTAAGGCTCGGGCCATTACACTCGATGACGCATCGCGCCACACCGCCGTGGGCGAACCCTTGGCCGTGGTCGATTGGATGGCCACCGATACCGTTACCGCAAAAGTGCAGCCCATTAACACGGGAACACTGTTCCAAAGCGACAAGACATACCTCTTCGTCGGCATGGCCGGAGAGCTGGGCCAGTCCATCGCAACCTGGATGATCTCGCACGGGGCGCGCTGCGTGGTTCTCACCAGCCGCACGCCCCAAGTCAACCCATCATTCGTCCACGACATGCATAGTCGATACGGTGCGGTTGTCAAGGCCCTGTCCCTGGATATCACGTCCCGAGATTCCCTCTGGTCCGTCCACAAGCACATTACGGGGTCGCTTCCCCCTATCGCAGGCGTCATCAATGGCGCCATGATCCTCCAAGACGAACTCTTCGCCAACATGTCGCACTCGTCCTTCTCtcacgtcgccgcgcccaagGTGCTCGGCACAcagcttctcgacgagctcTTCCACGACGCACCGCTCGACTTCTTCATCGTCACGTCGAGCCTGTCCACCGTAATCGGCTGGAGCGGCCAGAGCAATTACTCGGCCGCCAACGAGTTCATGACGGCGCTCATCAGCcatcggcgcgggcgcggcgtcgccggctcCGCTGTCAACATCCCCGGCGTGCGTGGCGTCGGCTATGCGGCCAAGGAGGGTCACTTCGACTTTGACTACCTCCACTCCATCGGATATACGAGCATCAGCGAGGAGGACCTGCATGTGCTCTTTGCCGAGGCCATTGTCTCTGGTCGTCCAGGGCAGGATGTCGCCACGGAGCCACAGGTGGCCATGGGCGTCGGCTATGTTCCCGCAGACCTCGAAGTAAAGGACGTGCACAGGCGCGACGCCAAGTTTGGGTACTATGTTTTACGGAAAGAAgtcaccagcagcgccacaCGAGCAACGAGCGGTGACAGCGCAGCCCGCGTGCCCCTCAAGGTGCAgctccaggccgccaaggggCTCGACGAGACGTACGCAGTCATACGGGAGGCGTTTGTCGCGTACTTCCGTCGGATGCTGCGCATCCCCGAGGGGCACTTCGTTCAGGACACTGGGACGCTGGTGGAGCACGGCGTGGACTCGCTAGTCGCCGTGGACATTCGCTCGTGGTTCCTTAAGGAGCTAAGGGTGGACATCCCGACGCTCAAgatcctcggcgacggcagtaTCGCCGACCTCGTCAGCCTGGTAGTGCAGAAACTGCCCAACTCGGCGGGCGAGAAGGAGGCTCGGCATCAAGACGCTGCAGGGCCCCGCGTAAACACGGCTCGTGTGCTAGATTCTGAGCAGACTCGCGGCGCGACGGAACATTCGTCGCCGCTATCGGCGGGGAGCCCGATTTTTACCCCTCGAGAGGACATGCCCTTACTATCAGAGTATacgacctcgccgtctgAGAGCGTCTATGGGGAAAAGAAGGACGGTTAATAGGTATCTAAATAGTAAGaggtatatattatattagtaAACGAAGGCAGAAAAGGGGATTTAGAGTTTACTAAGGGGAAGACGGCTAAAGGGATAGCTAAGTTTAAAAGGGGTAATATAGATAAAACTAAAAGGATAGCTATAAAACGGAGAATATTAGCTCTAGTTAAGTTAAGGTTTATTATACCTCTTTAgttatagctaataatacTTCTTCTTTTACCTTAAATCCTTGTACTATATATAAGGGAACGTAAGGCAATCCTTaccttatatattatagctataataggGCCGGTGCTATATAATaggagccggtcgggttaGACGTACACTACTTAACATCACGAGGCTCCCTAGCACCACCCAAGACTGGGCTTGAGCTCTGCTTCAGTATTCCACTTTTGCGCTCTCCGGCTTGTTCGAGGCTGCGTTCTTCATAGTCGAGCTAGAACGACTCGTGTATTGCTCCGGAAAGTCGAATCCTAAGGACGTGCACGGGCGCGACGCCAAGTTTGGGTACTATGTTTTACGGAAAGAAgtcaccagcagcgccgtaCGAGCAACGAGCGGTGACAGCGCAGCACTGGAATTGGAGTCTATTTGGCCGGATCAGACCGGTTCATTACAGCCCTCCATGATCTATCTGCCGTCATCTCCAGCCCTATCGACGCCTGCATCGCTGCAGGCTTGGGAAACTGTTGAACTACTTACATTATGTATTAATGACTGTCCCCGGTTCACTATTGGTTCACCGCTGACATTTATGGATCTGAAGATGATGCGGAACTTTGTGTCCTCCCCCTAACGTACGACTATGTCGCGAATCCACTGCGTCGCGTTTCACGAGGGCCAGACCACTCGGATCATGCCGTCATTGCATTTACCGTACAGTATCTCAGTCGTATGAAAGATTCTCGCGCAGACGACGGTGCAGCGAAGAAGGTCATGGCGTACAAACACTCTGCTTCACAGCTGTGCACCTTGGCGCTgtcgacagcgacgccgctgccgaacGAGCACGTAATCGACACGACAGTCGTTCTTTTCAACTTGGACGTGAGTACACGCAAGATTCTTCAATGTCGTGCATCTCCAACGTTTAACGCAAGATACAGTCTTTtacggctgctgcgggtCCATGGAACGAGCGCCTGACCACTGCACTGCAAAGAATTGAATATATGGGTGGCATAGACGCTTTCCCAATATCGCCGCGCTTACATGCGCAGCTCACCATGTTTGTCTGGTAAGCCGATGCCTCATGGATGCCTTCACCTGCCGGCCCCGACTTGTCGCCGCGTCCGACTTGTCGCCGCGTTTGCTCACATGAACTTCAGGTGGGACTGCAACATATCCCTATTTACTAGGTCCGGGCTCGTCTTTCCGGAGCGGTACCACGACTTCGTGCTCTCGAACGATAATGACGAGGGCTCTAACATCTTCGCACTGTCCGGAGTGCCGAAAGAAGTATTCGGGTACTTTCGCGAGCTGGCAGAGCTGGCCAGCGAGAAGGAGCTGATTTCCAAGATGAAGCATGCAAAACTCGACGACCAGAGGGTGCTGGAGCTTGAGCGATGTATCCGAAACCTGACGCACCCTCCTCTCGGCGATGCCGATAGCGAAGAGAAGGTTCATACTTGGCACGACTACTACAACGGTACAAACGCGTGGAAACACGGTCTGCTGCTTTACATTGCCCGCGTTCTCAAGTGGGACAGGATAGGGGAGCCCAATCGTCAGGAAATCACGTCGCTGTCCAGGCTGGTCCTCGACAGCGTGCGGTGCTGCAGGGCAGACTCAAATTACCGCAAACAGTTCCTGCACCCCGTCTTTCTAGCCGGCGCAGAGTCGACAGATTCATATTCGAGACAGTTTGTCGCGGACTATTTCGAAAAGTGGTACCAGAGGGATGGGTACGCCATGTTCAAGGACGCGTTGGTTCTCTTGCGGGAAATATGGCAGCGACGAGATGAAAGTAACGACGCGAGGATATGGTGGGGGAGCGTGGTTGGGGAGCGGCCCTTGGGTGCGTCTCAATTTTTGCTCGGCTAACGACGTGATACTAGCTTGTAATGTTAAGTGCGTAGCTAACGATAGTGGTTTCATTATAATACTCAATCCGTTATATAACTTAGACGATAGCTAGAAACAAGGGCCCTATATACAACTGTTCTCTATGACTCTGACGACTCTTTATCCGCTAGCATTAGCCTTGGCCACCTCTATAGCTCTTAGCGCTGCGTTCTTCTTTACTTTTATAGCAgcttcctcttccttgaCCTTCTTGGCCTCTTCGGCGCCGAAAGCCTTGCGCCATTCTTGCGCCTTCTCCGGATTGATGGGCCGGAACAAGTGTTCTGCCTTGCCAATTTTGTGACCGGACTTAATGGAATCCGCGCTCCAGCGATCCGGGATCGGAAGCGGGTCCGCGCAGAGCTGCTTGTTGATGGAGCTTGCCGTGTCGGGCATATACGGAGCaagaagggcggcaaggaggTGCACGAGATTGACGGCGAGACCGATAACAGCCGCGCACTTGGAGGGCTCAATCTTGAAAAGGTTGCTGTCCAGCTTGTTCGACTGAAGGAAGCTGTTACCCTGTTGGGAAatggcgaggacggtggACAAGCCGGAGCGCAGTTTAACAgcgtcgagctcctggaTATATCGCGTAAGGAGCTTGACGATGTCGTCTCTGAAGACGTCGAAGGAGGCCTCGTGGTACTCGGTCCAGTCTGGCACGATGCTGTCGTAATTCCGAGAATTGACGAACTTCAGAACACGGCTGACGAAGTTGCCGAGGTTCTTGAGCAGTAGGTTGTTGTTGTCACTGATGAATGAGTCCCAAGTAAACTCGGTATCACCACTCTCCGGGCGATGGAAGGCTAGAAAAAAGCGCCAGACATCAGAAGCAACCCCGGTCTTCTGGGCCGAATCCCCAAACACGCCAATGCCTCGGGACTTAGAAAACTTGCCACCTTCGTATGTGAGGTATTCCGTCGCAGAGAGGTGATGAAGCTTCGTCCAGGTTTCTTTAGTACCGATTTGGGTAGCTGGGAAGATAATGGAATGAAAGACAACATTATCCTTTCCGATGAACTGGTACAGTTGGACGTCTTTGGGATTGCGCCACCACCTCTCCCACTGGTTAGTGTAGCATGCCGTGATGGAGATATAGCCAATGCAGGCGTCAAACCACGGATA from Purpureocillium takamizusanense chromosome 3, complete sequence includes:
- a CDS encoding uncharacterized protein (COG:S~antiSMASH:Cluster_3.4~EggNog:ENOG503P1C1) — translated: MFVWWDCNISLFTRSGLVFPERYHDFVLSNDNDEGSNIFALSGVPKEVFGYFRELAELASEKELISKMKHAKLDDQRVLELERCIRNLTHPPLGDADSEEKVHTWHDYYNGTNAWKHGLLLYIARVLKWDRIGEPNRQEITSLSRLVLDSVRCCRADSNYRKQFLHPVFLAGAESTDSYSRQFVADYFEKWYQRDGYAMFKDALVLLREIWQRRDESNDARIWWGSVVGERPLGASQFLLG
- a CDS encoding Methionine--tRNA ligase (antiSMASH:Cluster_3.4~TransMembrane:1 (o494-515i)~EggNog:ENOG503NXU3~COG:J~BUSCO:EOG09260TUT); this encodes MAEDLHNGSPVLPEPGKRNILVTSALPYVNNIPHLGNIIGSVLSGDVFARYCRGRGINTLYIGGTDEYGTTTEARALVEACTPKELCDKYRVIHADIYKWFNISFDIFGRTTTELQTEITQDIFLKLNKNEFLKERRTTQLFCEAHHSFLADRFVEGECPACAYPDARGDQCDLCGRLLDTLQLKEPRCKVDGSAPITKETNHVFIELDKLQPEVEAFFQESNAVGEWSNNGKAITSAWLKEGLEPRSITRDMRWGTKVPLPGYEQKVIYPWFDACIGYISITACYTNQWERWWRNPKDVQLYQFIGKDNVVFHSIIFPATQIGTKETWTKLHHLSATEYLTYEGGKFSKSRGIGVFGDSAQKTGVASDVWRFFLAFHRPESGDTEFTWDSFISDNNNLLLKNLGNFVSRVLKFVNSRNYDSIVPDWTEYHEASFDVFRDDIVKLLTRYIQELDAVKLRSGLSTVLAISQQGNSFLQSNKLDSNLFKIEPSKCAAVIGLAVNLVHLLAALLAPYMPDTASSINKQLCADPLPIPDRWSADSIKSGHKIGKAEHLFRPINPEKAQEWRKAFGAEEAKKVKEEEAAIKVKKNAALRAIEVAKANASG